The Chthoniobacterales bacterium genome includes a window with the following:
- a CDS encoding VOC family protein, producing the protein MIDHVIITVSDLDRSKAFYERALAPLGMTATPEFPWGPIQARGVGLGGEDKEFFIVEGSRIRPPIHVAFRAATRAEVREFHREALAAGGGDNGAPALSPEHHADYFSAYVFDPDGHNIEAVCHEPE; encoded by the coding sequence ATGATCGATCACGTCATTATCACCGTCAGCGACCTCGACCGGAGCAAAGCTTTTTACGAGCGGGCGCTCGCGCCGCTGGGGATGACGGCGACGCCGGAGTTTCCCTGGGGCCCGATACAAGCGCGCGGCGTTGGGTTGGGAGGCGAGGATAAGGAGTTTTTTATAGTCGAAGGTTCGCGAATCCGGCCGCCGATCCACGTTGCGTTCCGGGCTGCGACCCGGGCGGAGGTGAGGGAGTTCCACAGAGAGGCTCTGGCCGCGGGCGGTGGGGACAACGGCGCGCCAGCGCTCAGCCCTGAACATCATGCTGACTATTTCTCGGCCTATGTCTTCGATCCCGACGGCCATAACATCGAAGCAGTGTGCCACGAGCCGGAATAA
- a CDS encoding VOC family protein, giving the protein MLENSKAFSGFAAPDIAKVKAFFTETLGLKTSEDHGLLILHLAGGNNVLIYPKPNHVPATFTVLNFPVDDVDRAVDELKRRGVRFEHYDQGDLKTDEKGIMRGNGPTIAWFTDPAGNILSVLKPE; this is encoded by the coding sequence ATGTTGGAAAACAGTAAGGCTTTCAGCGGATTCGCAGCGCCCGATATTGCCAAAGTAAAAGCGTTTTTTACCGAAACGCTGGGACTGAAGACCAGCGAAGATCACGGTCTGCTCATTTTGCATCTCGCGGGTGGAAACAATGTTCTCATTTATCCGAAGCCAAACCACGTTCCCGCGACGTTCACCGTGCTAAATTTTCCCGTCGACGATGTCGATCGTGCCGTGGACGAACTGAAGCGGCGCGGAGTCCGCTTCGAACATTACGACCAGGGGGATCTGAAGACGGACGAAAAAGGAATCATGCGCGGAAACGGCCCCACCATCGCCTGGTTCACAGACCCGGCCGGTAATATTTTGTCAGTCCTTAAGCCAGAATGA
- a CDS encoding DNA ligase, which produces MKVPPGFLATAVACSASYFLICSVAAEQNDPPAVAPPAEKQPPPLLLANVWNPSIDPTGWWMSEKYDGLRAFWDGQKLWTRNGNLIHAPDYFLAELPRDIALDGELWIGHGKFEETASIVRSQTPDDRWKRIHYMVFDAPRMKRTFEQRMEFLRATVSEGNQFVRVVAQERCQGPAQLLAERDRVVREGGEGLMLRQPESLYEPRRSPTLLKVKPYDDAEATVVAHEHGTGKFAGKLGALRVRTDDGREFSIGTGLTDADRESPPPVGAVITYRFQGLTAKGLPRFPAYLRVRRD; this is translated from the coding sequence ATGAAGGTTCCCCCCGGATTCCTAGCTACCGCTGTCGCCTGCTCCGCCTCCTACTTCCTGATCTGCAGTGTCGCGGCAGAGCAGAATGATCCTCCAGCCGTCGCTCCGCCGGCAGAAAAACAACCGCCGCCTCTGCTCCTGGCAAATGTGTGGAACCCGTCCATCGATCCGACCGGCTGGTGGATGAGCGAAAAATACGATGGCCTCCGCGCCTTTTGGGATGGCCAAAAGTTATGGACCCGGAACGGCAATCTCATTCACGCGCCGGATTACTTTCTTGCCGAATTGCCGCGCGACATCGCGTTGGACGGCGAGTTATGGATTGGCCACGGGAAATTCGAAGAGACCGCCAGCATAGTGCGTTCACAAACGCCGGATGACCGCTGGAAACGCATTCACTATATGGTGTTCGATGCTCCGCGGATGAAACGCACTTTTGAACAGCGAATGGAATTCCTGCGCGCGACGGTTTCGGAAGGAAACCAGTTCGTTCGGGTCGTGGCGCAGGAACGCTGCCAGGGACCGGCTCAACTCCTGGCCGAGCGCGATCGCGTCGTCCGGGAGGGGGGTGAAGGATTGATGTTGCGCCAGCCGGAGTCGCTTTACGAACCGCGCCGCTCGCCCACCTTGCTCAAGGTCAAGCCTTACGATGATGCCGAAGCCACGGTCGTTGCGCACGAACACGGCACCGGAAAATTCGCCGGCAAACTCGGAGCCCTTCGTGTGCGGACTGACGATGGCCGTGAATTTTCGATCGGCACCGGCCTGACCGACGCCGACCGCGAATCGCCACCGCCGGTAGGAGCGGTCATCACCTATCGATTCCAGGGATTGACCGCCAAAGGCCTGCCGAGGTTCCCTGCCTATCTGCGCGTCCGCCGCGATTGA
- a CDS encoding DUF899 domain-containing protein has protein sequence MHKTASRQEWLTARLELLKKEKEHTHRSDELAKQRQELPWVRIDKEYRFDTTEGTNSLADLFRENSQLLIYHFMFGPDYTAGCPACSAIADGFNGITVHLANHDVMLWAVSRAPLAKLQAYKQRMGWSFPWASSFGTDFNYDFSSSFTEEQEREGVEYNYRKEPPYEPPKDPDSGAVMFAKMSGTDHAHYTREAPGMSAFALENGVVYHTYSAYARGLDALWSMYQWLDRAPKGRNEEGLWFRRHDEYGSGAQTTGCC, from the coding sequence ATGCATAAGACCGCATCGCGCCAAGAGTGGCTCACAGCACGCCTTGAGCTGCTCAAGAAAGAAAAGGAACACACCCACCGTAGCGACGAACTCGCGAAGCAACGTCAGGAACTCCCCTGGGTCCGGATCGACAAGGAATACCGGTTCGACACGACAGAGGGCACCAATTCGCTCGCCGACCTCTTCCGAGAAAACTCCCAACTCCTCATTTACCACTTCATGTTCGGCCCCGATTACACCGCCGGCTGCCCCGCCTGTTCTGCCATCGCCGACGGCTTCAACGGCATCACCGTCCATCTCGCGAACCACGACGTCATGCTCTGGGCGGTGTCGCGCGCCCCGCTCGCAAAGCTCCAGGCCTACAAGCAGCGGATGGGTTGGAGTTTTCCGTGGGCCTCGTCATTCGGCACCGACTTCAACTACGACTTCAGTTCCTCGTTCACCGAGGAGCAGGAGCGCGAAGGCGTCGAATACAATTACCGGAAAGAGCCGCCCTACGAGCCCCCCAAAGATCCCGACAGCGGTGCCGTCATGTTCGCCAAAATGAGCGGAACCGACCACGCGCACTATACGCGCGAGGCCCCTGGCATGAGCGCGTTTGCCCTCGAGAACGGCGTCGTCTACCACACCTACTCCGCCTACGCCCGCGGCCTCGACGCCCTGTGGAGCATGTATCAGTGGCTTGATCGCGCTCCGAAGGGGCGCAACGAGGAAGGCTTGTGGTTTCGTCGGCACGACGAATACGGGTCGGGCGCTCAGACCACCGGCTGTTGCTAA
- a CDS encoding aspartate aminotransferase family protein, which yields MRFPAVAATGFPGVRGGSQKRFLDVKLEQRARKFLGRAADAEEFQVARTDGSCVFDSKGKRYIDFLAGWCVGNLGWNNPEIERALRAAPKVTYAYPYYLYRPWVDLAELLAKIAPGRLTKSFRATGGSEAVEIALQIAMVHTNRRGVISLENAYHGNTIGGLSIGASSNRETYPNLLPHCYKISPPLNRAALGKIDNRLRKRDVAAFIMEPISCNLNVLVPDKEFMTGLVRLCKKYGTLLIVDEVASGWGRTGRLFATEHFPIAPDIMCLAKAITGGYAPMGAVMTTATVAKSAEEDGSFYSTYGWHPLAVEAALANVRYWIRHKTKLLAHVNAIGTVFAERLAQIEFKQRPTIRAKGLAIAVEFDDSDYADRIASRCEENGLLLSSSGNAITMFPPLNIERRLVEEGLKILESCAVGKRS from the coding sequence GTGCGGTTCCCGGCGGTGGCGGCCACCGGCTTTCCTGGCGTCCGGGGCGGTTCCCAAAAGCGTTTCCTTGACGTGAAGCTCGAACAACGCGCGCGCAAGTTTCTCGGTCGCGCTGCGGACGCGGAGGAGTTTCAGGTCGCGCGCACTGACGGCAGCTGCGTTTTCGATTCGAAAGGGAAACGTTACATCGATTTTTTAGCGGGCTGGTGTGTGGGCAATCTCGGTTGGAACAACCCCGAGATCGAACGGGCGTTGCGAGCCGCCCCAAAAGTAACCTATGCGTATCCGTATTATCTTTACCGGCCCTGGGTCGATCTGGCGGAATTGCTGGCAAAAATCGCGCCGGGCCGCCTGACGAAATCGTTTCGCGCGACCGGCGGCAGCGAGGCGGTCGAGATCGCGCTGCAGATCGCGATGGTGCACACCAACCGGCGCGGCGTTATCTCGCTCGAGAACGCCTATCACGGCAACACGATCGGCGGACTGAGCATTGGCGCGTCGAGCAATCGCGAAACCTATCCGAATTTGCTTCCCCATTGTTACAAAATCTCACCGCCATTGAATCGCGCGGCTCTGGGCAAGATCGACAATCGATTGCGGAAACGCGACGTGGCCGCATTCATCATGGAGCCGATCAGTTGCAACCTGAACGTCCTCGTGCCGGACAAGGAATTCATGACTGGGCTGGTGCGGCTTTGCAAAAAATATGGGACGCTGCTGATCGTGGATGAAGTTGCATCCGGCTGGGGCCGCACCGGCCGCTTGTTCGCGACCGAACATTTTCCGATTGCGCCGGACATCATGTGCCTGGCGAAAGCAATCACGGGTGGTTACGCGCCGATGGGGGCAGTGATGACGACAGCCACCGTGGCAAAGTCGGCGGAAGAAGATGGAAGTTTTTATTCGACTTACGGCTGGCATCCGCTCGCGGTCGAAGCTGCGCTCGCGAATGTACGGTACTGGATTCGGCACAAGACGAAATTGCTCGCACATGTGAATGCGATCGGCACCGTGTTTGCGGAGCGACTGGCTCAGATCGAATTCAAACAGCGGCCTACGATTCGCGCAAAAGGATTAGCCATTGCCGTTGAGTTCGATGATTCGGATTACGCGGATAGGATTGCCAGTCGTTGCGAGGAAAATGGATTGCTCCTCAGTTCCTCCGGCAATGCGATCACAATGTTTCCGCCCCTAAACATAGAGCGGAGACTTGTGGAAGAAGGACTCAAGATTCTGGAAAGCTGCGCGGTCGGAAAAAGAAGTTAA
- a CDS encoding DUF1801 domain-containing protein, which produces MPASIVTEYLAALPADRRDALNEVRRGINRALPPGYKEGIQFGMISWFVPLSTYPAGYGGNKKVALPLVSLASQKNYMALHMVCFYGQPALREWFTAQYAKSGKKLDMGQGCLRFKTLPDLALDVVEKTVARLPVEDYIAGYQAMRGAAKKSKK; this is translated from the coding sequence ATGCCAGCATCTATCGTGACTGAGTATCTTGCCGCGCTCCCCGCGGATCGCCGTGACGCGTTGAACGAAGTTCGCCGGGGAATTAACCGGGCCCTGCCGCCGGGTTACAAAGAAGGCATCCAGTTTGGCATGATCAGCTGGTTCGTTCCGCTGTCCACATATCCGGCGGGCTATGGTGGCAACAAAAAGGTCGCGCTGCCGCTTGTCAGCCTGGCGTCACAGAAGAATTACATGGCATTGCACATGGTTTGTTTTTACGGACAGCCGGCGTTGCGGGAGTGGTTTACCGCGCAATACGCCAAGAGCGGCAAGAAACTGGACATGGGCCAGGGCTGTCTTCGTTTCAAGACGTTGCCGGACCTCGCGCTGGATGTGGTGGAAAAGACGGTGGCCCGGCTTCCGGTCGAGGATTACATCGCAGGGTATCAGGCTATGCGGGGCGCCGCCAAGAAAAGTAAGAAGTAA
- a CDS encoding DUF4386 domain-containing protein, translating to MTISLAIESRDAARQNSSARRLPDGNHDNIIAPSTLRVGEYNVRSVTPNSESNVPGSPAIAEAAGTRRTARIAGALYVLVIAGGLFAGIVDESVTVHGDTAATAAAIAAHESLWRWGIAVHLIYLAGPATVMNVLLYGIIKQVQPTLALIALTSGIVSQAVEAAALLPLYVPLLTIEFPSALAGIGGADRQALLYVALRLSQIGFGLALFFFSGFCAALGTAILRTALVPKTIGVMMIIAGICYFISTLSDAIAPSLAHLLSPWIIIPCFFGEASLAMWLLVKGTHSSNPSGRQ from the coding sequence ATGACTATTAGCCTCGCGATCGAGTCCCGCGATGCGGCACGACAGAATTCTTCCGCCCGGCGCCTGCCGGACGGCAATCACGACAATATCATTGCCCCCTCGACGCTTCGTGTCGGGGAATATAACGTCCGCAGCGTGACCCCGAACTCGGAATCGAACGTTCCTGGCAGCCCGGCCATAGCCGAGGCAGCGGGCACGCGCCGGACCGCACGAATCGCTGGCGCGCTCTACGTCCTCGTCATCGCGGGCGGTTTATTTGCCGGTATCGTCGATGAGTCTGTCACGGTCCATGGCGACACCGCAGCTACAGCTGCAGCCATCGCCGCCCATGAATCGCTCTGGCGTTGGGGTATTGCGGTTCATCTCATCTACTTGGCCGGTCCGGCCACGGTGATGAACGTGCTCCTTTACGGAATTATTAAGCAGGTCCAGCCGACTCTCGCCCTGATCGCCTTGACGTCCGGCATCGTGTCTCAAGCCGTGGAAGCCGCGGCTCTTCTCCCGCTCTATGTCCCACTCTTAACGATTGAATTCCCGAGCGCGTTGGCCGGCATCGGCGGAGCAGATCGGCAGGCACTCCTCTACGTTGCCCTCCGTCTCTCTCAAATCGGCTTCGGGCTCGCTCTATTCTTCTTTTCGGGTTTTTGCGCCGCCCTTGGAACCGCGATCCTGCGCACCGCCCTGGTGCCAAAAACTATCGGCGTGATGATGATCATTGCCGGGATTTGCTACTTCATCAGCACATTGTCCGACGCGATCGCGCCTTCGCTGGCTCATCTTCTCTCTCCCTGGATCATCATCCCTTGCTTCTTCGGTGAAGCCTCCCTGGCCATGTGGCTCCTGGTCAAAGGAACACATTCAAGTAATCCGTCCGGCCGCCAATGA
- a CDS encoding PKD domain-containing protein → MLFVAALVLRPALLRADCSLTSTGTIPLNDLGPGSYQGFTAGLYPAGFDTPPNAHAAAALTIATDQIKPLNASGDPDSVNGRIVMISIGMSNTTQEFATKGTQNFKLRADADPAKNPQLVIVDGAQGGQDAPAWINPNATTWSIVNQRLAAAGVAPQQVQVAWLKQALAGPNNYGAFPAHAQALQADLEIIVRNLKTKFPNIKITYLSPRSRAYTNTPTALNPEPFAYETGFAVKWTIEDQITGAGNLNFDPAKGAVVAPLILWGPYIWADGLTPRSDGFTWLCSDLESDFTHPSASGGVPKVGAHLLAFFKTDPTAAPWFLKRTVTGQPPQVTAGASVSSGPPPLSVNFTASATDPDGTIVAYQWTFDDGTFSIAQNPAKTFPAPGNYSVRLTVTDDSGNTTLRALPISVAPAQSSPTPTSTPTPASPTPTPASPTPTPPSPTPTPPSPTPTPPATPAPTPTPTTTPIPTATPSSSPAAQALNLSSRMRVQTGDNVGIGGFIITGNAPKHVVLRAIGAMYVKFDRLYDPVLELHGPGAFPTITNDNWRDDPVQAAAILATGLAPYDDFGSAIDATLSPGLYTAVIRGKNNTSGIGVVEVYDLSQTVDSKLANISTRAFVGTNSNIVIAGFILGGNSGEDRIVVRGIGPSLAAAGVPNALANPTLELRDLNGSLLIANNDWRDVPAQAAEISAAGLAPSSNLEAAIAATLSPGPYTALMYGDTNSIGVGLIEIYDRGTP, encoded by the coding sequence ATGTTGTTTGTCGCAGCGCTTGTCCTAAGGCCTGCGCTTCTGCGCGCCGACTGTTCTCTTACCAGCACCGGCACCATTCCGCTCAATGATTTGGGACCCGGTAGTTACCAAGGCTTCACGGCAGGGCTGTATCCAGCCGGTTTCGATACGCCTCCGAATGCGCACGCTGCGGCTGCTCTCACCATAGCCACCGATCAGATCAAGCCATTGAACGCCTCCGGCGATCCGGATTCGGTCAATGGCAGGATCGTCATGATTTCAATCGGCATGTCAAACACGACGCAGGAATTCGCGACCAAGGGCACACAGAACTTCAAACTGCGCGCCGACGCTGATCCCGCGAAGAATCCGCAGCTGGTTATCGTAGACGGCGCGCAAGGCGGCCAGGACGCTCCGGCCTGGATCAACCCGAACGCGACGACGTGGAGCATAGTCAATCAGCGTCTCGCAGCGGCCGGGGTTGCGCCGCAGCAGGTGCAAGTGGCCTGGCTCAAGCAAGCACTGGCAGGTCCAAATAACTACGGTGCGTTCCCGGCGCACGCGCAGGCGTTGCAGGCCGACCTTGAGATCATCGTGCGCAATCTCAAGACGAAATTCCCTAACATCAAGATCACCTATCTTTCCCCGCGCTCACGGGCTTACACGAATACTCCGACCGCCTTGAATCCGGAGCCCTTCGCCTATGAGACCGGCTTCGCAGTTAAGTGGACGATTGAGGATCAGATTACCGGCGCAGGCAATCTTAATTTCGATCCTGCTAAGGGCGCCGTGGTTGCGCCGCTGATCTTATGGGGTCCTTATATCTGGGCTGACGGTCTTACCCCGCGCTCCGATGGGTTCACCTGGCTCTGCTCCGATCTCGAGTCCGACTTTACGCATCCTTCTGCGAGCGGAGGCGTGCCGAAAGTGGGCGCTCACCTTCTCGCGTTTTTCAAGACCGATCCCACCGCCGCCCCCTGGTTTCTCAAGCGAACTGTTACCGGCCAGCCGCCGCAGGTAACAGCTGGCGCGAGCGTCTCGAGCGGCCCGCCTCCACTGAGCGTGAACTTCACGGCAAGTGCCACCGATCCTGACGGAACAATCGTGGCGTATCAATGGACCTTCGACGACGGCACGTTTTCCATCGCGCAGAATCCGGCGAAGACATTTCCGGCGCCGGGGAATTATTCCGTTCGCCTCACCGTCACCGATGACAGCGGCAATACTACGTTGCGGGCTCTGCCTATCTCAGTGGCCCCGGCGCAAAGCTCACCCACGCCGACCTCGACCCCAACTCCCGCTTCGCCAACCCCGACTCCTGCTTCGCCGACTCCAACGCCCCCTTCGCCGACCCCAACGCCCCCTTCGCCGACCCCAACGCCCCCTGCCACCCCCGCGCCCACACCAACCCCAACCACCACGCCGATTCCAACTGCAACACCCAGCTCGTCTCCGGCGGCCCAGGCCCTCAACCTTTCCAGCCGGATGCGAGTGCAGACCGGTGATAACGTGGGCATTGGTGGGTTTATCATCACCGGCAACGCACCCAAACACGTGGTTCTTCGGGCCATTGGGGCAATGTACGTCAAGTTCGATCGGCTGTATGACCCGGTGTTGGAACTGCACGGTCCGGGTGCATTTCCTACGATCACAAACGACAACTGGCGAGATGATCCTGTCCAGGCTGCCGCGATCCTGGCCACTGGCCTCGCGCCCTACGATGATTTCGGATCAGCGATAGATGCGACCTTGAGTCCTGGCCTCTATACCGCGGTCATCAGAGGCAAGAATAATACTTCCGGTATCGGCGTGGTAGAAGTGTACGACCTGAGTCAGACAGTGGACTCGAAGCTGGCTAATATCAGCACGCGGGCCTTTGTCGGGACGAATTCCAACATCGTGATCGCGGGCTTCATTCTGGGCGGTAACAGCGGGGAGGACCGGATTGTGGTGCGGGGAATTGGTCCCAGTCTCGCTGCGGCAGGGGTGCCAAACGCTCTGGCGAATCCCACCCTGGAACTGCGCGATCTCAATGGATCCCTCCTCATCGCGAATAACGACTGGCGGGATGTTCCGGCTCAAGCAGCGGAAATCAGTGCGGCGGGTTTGGCGCCGAGTAGCAATCTCGAGGCGGCCATCGCTGCTACGCTGTCGCCAGGCCCTTACACTGCGCTGATGTATGGGGACACCAATTCCATTGGTGTCGGCCTTATTGAAATCTACGATCGAGGGACGCCGTAG
- a CDS encoding alpha/beta hydrolase-fold protein — MHREHHRWYSHRLSRDMGINVYGNYGLPIIAFPTSMGDEHEQEGQGMIRTLSPYLDQGRIRIFCINGVQSDSFNNKNAHPFHRSWLQAQYDDYVASEVIPFIYDQCQSAVPVTTYGASLGAYHAANTLFKHPDRVKRCYALSGVYDLRDSMDGMYDDNFYFNNPVDYMANQNDPWFREQLASCDIHLATGCGPWEQPGPTYKMSEVLRNAGIPHHLDDWGPKGGHEWPYWHHQMWEYVGQHF, encoded by the coding sequence ATGCATCGCGAACATCACCGCTGGTATTCCCACCGCCTCAGCCGCGACATGGGCATCAACGTCTACGGCAATTACGGCCTGCCCATCATTGCCTTCCCCACCAGCATGGGGGACGAACACGAACAGGAAGGCCAGGGCATGATCCGCACCCTCTCCCCGTATCTCGACCAGGGCCGGATCAGGATCTTCTGCATCAACGGCGTCCAGAGCGATTCGTTCAATAACAAGAACGCGCACCCCTTCCATCGCAGCTGGCTCCAGGCGCAATACGACGACTACGTGGCCAGCGAAGTCATCCCTTTCATCTACGACCAATGCCAGAGCGCCGTCCCGGTCACCACCTACGGCGCCTCGCTCGGGGCCTATCACGCCGCCAACACTCTCTTCAAACACCCCGACCGCGTGAAGCGCTGCTACGCCCTCTCCGGCGTTTACGATCTGCGCGATTCCATGGACGGAATGTACGACGACAACTTCTACTTCAATAACCCGGTCGACTACATGGCGAACCAGAATGATCCCTGGTTTCGCGAGCAGCTCGCCAGCTGCGACATCCATCTCGCCACCGGCTGCGGCCCGTGGGAACAACCCGGCCCCACCTACAAAATGTCCGAAGTCCTCCGGAACGCCGGCATTCCTCATCATCTCGACGACTGGGGTCCGAAAGGCGGCCACGAGTGGCCCTATTGGCACCACCAGATGTGGGAATACGTCGGCCAGCATTTTTAG